A window of the Henckelia pumila isolate YLH828 chromosome 3, ASM3356847v2, whole genome shotgun sequence genome harbors these coding sequences:
- the LOC140887271 gene encoding small ribosomal subunit protein uS4y-like, with translation MVNVSFYRNYGKTFKKPRRPYEKERLDAELKLVGEYGLRCKRELWRVQYALSRIRNAARMLLTLDEKDPRRIFEGEALLRRMNRYGLLDESQNKLDYVLALTVENFLERRLQTLVFKAGMAKSIHHARVLIRQRHIRVGRQVVNVPSFMVRVDSQKHIDFSLTSPFGGGRPGRVKRKNQKAAAKKSGGGDEEEDED, from the exons ATGGTGAACGTTAGTTTCTATCGCAACT ATGGGAAGACTTTCAAGAAGCCTCGCCGGCCATATGAGAAGGAACGATTGGATGCTGAGCTGAAGCTTGTTGGAGAATATGGGCTTCGATGCAAGAGGGAGCTGTGGAGGGTTCAATATGCATTGAGTCGCATCCGTAATGCGGCAAGAATGCTTCTCACTCTTGATGAGAAAGACCCTCGTCGTATTTTTGAGGGTGAGGCCCTTCTTCGTAGGATGAATCGGTACGGGCTTTTGGATGAGAGCCAGAACAAACTTGATTACGTGCTCGCGCTGACTGTGGAGAACTTTCTTGAACGGCGTCTCCAGACTCTTGTGTTTAAGGCTGGTATGGCTAAATCTATTCACCATGCTCGTGTGCTGATCAGGCAGAGGCACATCAG GGTTGGAAGGCAGGTGGTAAATGTACCATCATTCATGGTGAGAGTCGACTCACAGAAGCATATTGATTTCTCACTTACTAGTCCTTTTGGTGGCGGTCGCCCTGGAAGAGTGAAGAGGAAGAACCAGAAAGCTGCTGCAAAGAAATCCGGTGGTGGTGATGAAGAGGAGGACGAAGATTGA
- the LOC140887607 gene encoding ubiquitin-conjugating enzyme E2 2-like translates to MSTASRKRLMRDFKRLQQDPPAGISGAPYDNNIMLWNAVIFGPEDTPWDGGTFKLTLQFTEDYPNKPPTVRFVSRMFHPNIYADGSICLDILQNQWSPIYDVAAILTSIQSLLYDPNPNSPANSEAARLFSENKREYNRKVREVVEQSWTAD, encoded by the exons ATGTCAACGGCATCAAGGAAGCGGTTGATGAGGGATTTCAAGCGGTTACAGCAGGATCCTCCGGCTGGCATCAGTGGCGCGCCATACGATAACAACATTATGCTCTGGAATGCTGTTATATTTGG GCCAGAAGACACTCCCTGGGATGGAG GTACGTTTAAGTTGACACTTCAGTTCACGGAGGATTACCCAAATAAACCCCCGACAGTGCGGTTTGTCTCTAGAATGTTCCATCCCAACA TTTATGCAGATGGAAGTATATGCTTGGATATCTTGCAAAATCAGTGGAGCCCAATATATGATGTAGCTGCCATACTTACATCTATTCAG TCATTGCTTTACGATCCAAACCCAAACTCACCGGCAAACTCTGAAGCTGCTCGATTGTTTAGTGAAAACAAGCGTGAATACAACAGGAAGGTGCGCGAAGTTGTCGAGCAGAGCTGGACAGCAGACTAG
- the LOC140888423 gene encoding protein IQ-DOMAIN 29-like isoform X1, whose product MGKSPGKWIKTVLFGKKHSKANLSKAAANTPVEKPAGDSSLVTDPPLLTSRDAENTGFGKGVSGTPYDSTGLYPGNQDVDLQSNFVPVPPGDVEMIRQEKAATKTQAAFRGYLARRAFRALKGIIRLQALIRGHLVRRQAVATLRCMQGIVKFQAVARGRRVRLSNSLSGWCKKYNIVEFQDAKQVTTGASSYLGSENLASKRFVRKLLIQLPTSLPLSLQYDLSEPNSAWNWLERWSISHFWKPCAHSKNVLIKPQQKQGGTQAVEFRTGRSKRTVRKVSALVNGDTGYSASVDADKPKRNPRKITSHQTELVQDQTQSELERVKRNLRKVSASTAVASEKSETQNEKPQPEPQASMKIVLNTAASDVPEQKKVILSENPTESNFVADKPALEEVPSNMTAMDELVDGPQDDHPVAELQSLENGGKSESPQTLNEELISKEEHSNKENQKIKKRRSLTTKQEHPENILPNAPSVPSYMAATESAKAKLRAQGSSKTDEDDADHVNARRHSLPAGTNGKLSSPSPRIQKPIQANGKGGNKPSRSLTVSKDDKTQQPGWRR is encoded by the exons ATGGGAAAGTCTCCTGGGAAATGGATCAAGACTGTCCTGTTTGGGAAGAAACATTCTAAGGCCAATTTATCCAAA GCTGCCGCAAATACGCCAGTAGAGAAACCGGCTGGAGATTCTTCACTTGTCACAGATCCACCCCTGTTGACCAGCAGAGATGCAGAGAATACAGGATTTGGGAAGGGAGTATCTGGCACTCCTTATGATTCTACAGGCTTGTATCCAGGGAACCAAGATGTGGATTTACAAAGTAATTTTGTACCAGTCCCACCTGGTGATGTGGAGATGATTAGGCAAGAGAAAGCTGCCACAAAAACACAAGCAGCCTTTAGGGGTTACTTG GCTCGCCGTGCTTTTAGGGCTCTTAAAGGTATCATAAGACTACAAGCTCTTATACGGGGTCATTTGGTGAGGAGACAGGCTGTTGCCACTTTACGTTGCATGCAGGGAATTGTCAAGTTTCAGGCAGTGGCTCGTGGACGAAGAGTCAGACTCTCAAATTCATTGTCTGGATGGTGTAAAAAATACAATATTGTAGAGTTTCAG GATGCTAAACAGGTGACCACTGGAGCAAGTTCATATCTTGGGTCAGAGAATCTAGCCTCGAAACGGTTTGTCCGCAAG CTTCTTATCCAATTGCCAACTTCTCTGCCGTTGAGTCTTCAATATGATCTGTCTGAACCAAATTCAGCTTGGAACTGGCTTGAGCGCTGGTCGATATCTCACTTTTGGAAACCGTGTGCACATTCGAAAAATGTTTTGATCAAGCCTCAGCAAAAGCAGGGTGGAACACAAGCTGTCGAGTTTAGAACTGGAAGATCAAAGAGAACTGTTAGAAAGGTTTCTGCCCTTGTTAATGGGGACACAGGTTATTCAGCTTCTGTTGATGCAGATAAGCCCAAACGCAACCCGAGGAAGATCACAAGTCATCAAACAGAGCTGGTGCAAGATCAGACCCAAAGTGAACTTGAGAGGGTCAAACGCAATTTAAGAAAGGTTTCTGCATCTACAGCGGTTGCTTCGGAAAAATCAGAAACACAAAATGAGAAGCCACAGCCAGAGCCGCAGGCAAGTATGAAAATAGTGTTGAATACTGCTGCTTCTGATGTTCCCGAGCAGAAAAAAGTAATTTTGTCGGAAAACCCAACTGAATCGAACTTTGTAGCTGATAAACCGGCTTTAGAAGAAGTTCCTTCAAATATGACAGCAATGGATGAGCTAGTAGATGGGCCACAAGATGATCATCCTGTTGCTGAGCTTCAGTCCTTGGAAAATGGTGGTAAGTCTGAGAGTCCTCAAACTTTGAATGAGGAGTTGATCTCCAAAGAAGAACATAGTAACAaagaaaatcaaaaaataaagaaaaggaGATCTCTAACAACAAAGCAGGAACATCCTGAAAATATCTTACCGAATGCCCCAAGTGTACCGAGTTACATGGCAGCTACTGAGTCTGCCAAGGCGAAGCTTAGAGCTCAAGGGTCATCTAAAACTGATGAAGATGATGCTGATCATGTGAATGCCCGACGGCATTCTCTGCCCGCTGGTACCAATGGCAAATTAAGCTCACCGTCCCCTCGGATACAGAAGCCAATTCAAGCTAATGGCAAGGGCGGAAACAAACCTAGCCGATCATTAACCGTCTCCAAAGATG ATAAGACGCAGCAGCCCGGGTGGAGGAGATGA
- the LOC140887365 gene encoding tubulin alpha chain-like has product MRECISIHIGQAGIQVGNACWELYCLEHGIKPDGQMPGDVTIGGGDDAYNTFFSETGAGKHVPRAVFVDLEPTVIDEVRSGSYRQLFHPEQLISGKEDAANNFARGHYTIGKEIVDLCLDRIRKLADNCTGLQGFLVFHAVGGGTGSGLGSLLLERLSVDYGKKSKLGFTIYPSPQVSTAVVEPYNSVLSTHSLLEHTDVTVLLDNEAIYDICRKSLDIERPTYTNLNRLISQVISSLTASLRFDGALNVDVNEFQTNLVPYPRIHFMLSSYAPVISAEKAYHEQLSVAEITNTAFEPSSMMVKCDPRHGKYMACCLMYRGDVVPKDVNAAVATIKTKRTIQFVDWCPTGFKCGINYQPPTVVPGGDLAKVQRAVCMISNSTGVAEVFSRIDYKFDLMYSKRAFVHWYVGEGMEEGEFSEAREDLAALEKDYEEVGAESQDGEEEEE; this is encoded by the exons ATGAGGGAGTGCATCTCGATCCACATTGGCCAGGCCGGTATACAGGTCGGAAATGCATGCTGGGAGCTTTACTGCCTCGAACACGGCATTAAG CCTGATGGGCAAATGCCTGGAGATGTCACAATCGGCGGAGGTGATGATGCCTACAACACATTCTTCAGTGAAACAGGCGCTGGAAAACATGTTCCTCGAGCTGTGTTTGTGGATCTGGAGCCGACTGTCATAGATGAGGTCCGCTCAGGTTCATATCGCCAGCTCTTCCACCCAGAGCAGCTGATCAGCGGCAAAGAAGATGCTGCCAACAACTTTGCTAGGGGTCATTACACTATTGGAAAAGAAATTGTCGACCTCTGCCTTGACAGGATCCGAAAGCTTGCAGATAATTGTACTGGGTTGCagggatttttggtttttcACGCTGTTGGGGGAGGTACGGGATCCGGCCTCGGATCTCTGTTGCTTGAAAGGCTCTCTGTTGACTATGgtaaaaaatcaaagttgggtttCACTATCTACCCTTCTCCTCAGGTTTCAACGGCTGTTGTTGAGCCTTATAATTCCGTGCTTTCGACTCATTCCCTACTTGAACACACCGATGTTACTGTGCTCCTGGATAACGAAGCCATTTACGACATCTGTCGTAAGTCTCTTGATATCGAGAGGCCTACCTACACTAATCTCAACAGGTTGATTTCTCAG GTGATATCTTCATTGACTGCATCGTTACGATTTGATGGGGCCTTAAACGTGGATGTGAACGAGTTCCAAACTAACCTGGTTCCTTATCCAAGAATTCATTTCATGCTTTCCTCTTACGCCCCTGTGATCTCTGCTGAAAAGGCCTATCACGAGCAACTATCTGTTGCTGAAATAACGAACACTGCTTTTGAGCCGTCATCTATGATGGTGAAATGTGACCCTCGCCATGGGAAATATATGGCTTGCTGTTTGATGTACAGGGGTGATGTTGTCCCCAAGGACGTTAATGCCGCTGTTGCCACAATCAAAACCAAGAGGACAATTCAATTTGTTGACTGGTGCCCCACAGGGTTCAAATGTGGTATCAACTATCAGCCTCCCACAGTCGTCCCTGGTGGTGACTTGGCTAAGGTCCAGAGGGCAGTGTGCATGATTTCCAACTCGACTGGTGTTGCTGAGGTGTTTTCGAGGATCGATTACAAGTTTGATCTGATGTACTCAAAACGGGCATTCGTGCATTGGTATGTTGGTGAAGGCATGGAGGAAGGAGAATTCTCGGAGGCGAGGGAAGACCTGGCTGCGCTGGAGAAGGACTATGAGGAAGTTGGTGCGGAGTCTCAAGACGGAGAGGAGGAGGAAGAATAA
- the LOC140887270 gene encoding pentatricopeptide repeat-containing protein At5g15340, mitochondrial, whose protein sequence is MSSVARHYRVLLRSCARHSRLADGLKIHGAIITTGLLSLRNTFLPNVILHMYAVCGDLLSARKLFDDIPLSHKDTVDWTTLMSCYSLVGSHLDALNLFVIMRKEMILIDEITLVSMFSACAKVGNGVFGIQGHVCMIKMGLGFSVKACNAAMDMYVKCDLAADARRLFEEMTERSIVSWTVLLGGVVKRVGLKEGRNLFDEMPEKNEIAWTMMTAAYVENCYTEEALRLLSEMLFNHELKLNFAALCSLLSACTQSGDVVMGKWLHTHALKTMVGAVIDVLVGTALLDMYAKCGRINMATRVFESMHSRTVVSWNAMLNGLAMHGKGAVVLDMFNQMLEEVKPDDITFTAVLSACSHSGLVEQGRKIFYSLERAYSISPSMENYACMVDLLSRAGHLEEAEAVIRGMPMSPNEVVLGSLLGACGVHRKQELGERLLRELVQLYPHNTEYHILMSNVYALSGKLDKADSFRRVLRDRGIRKVPGVSSLYINSQVHRFTSGDKAHPQIKEIYLKLDEMIKRLRLSGYVPNTNSQIFSASDIGVDYTYEQEEKERALQFHSEKLAVCFGLMSTKVGSPLYIFKNLRTCPDCHSAMKIASKIYGREIVIRDRNRFHYFKLGSCSCSDYW, encoded by the coding sequence ATGTCATCAGTAGCTCGCCATTACCGCGTCCTTCTCCGGTCATGCGCCCGACACTCACGGCTGGCCGACGGCCTGAAGATACACGGCGCCATCATAACAACCGGCCTCCTCTCTCTCCGGAACACGTTCCTCCCCAACGTTATTCTCCACATGTACGCTGTGTGCGGCGACTTGTTGTCGGCACGAAAATTGTTCGACGATATTCCATTAAGTCATAAAGACACCGTCGACTGGACAACGCTCATGAGCTGTTATTCCCTTGTTGGATCCCACCTGGATGCTCTCAATTTGTTCGTCATCATGCGAAAAGAAATGATTTTGATCGACGAAATCACGTTGGTTTCCATGTTCAGCGCTTGCGCGAAGGTGGGAAATGGGGTGTTTGGGATTCAAGGCCATGTTTGTATGATCAAGATGGGTTTGGGTTTTAGCGTTAAAGCTTGTAATGCTGCGATGGATATGTATGTTAAGTGTGATTTAGCAGCTGACGCTAGGAGGCTGTTTGAGGAAATGACGGAGAGAAGTATTGTTTCCTGGACTGTGCTTCTGGGCGGTGTGGTGAAACGGGTTGGTTTGAAGGAAGGTAGGAATTTATTCGATGAAATGCCTGAGAAAAATGAGATCGCATGGACCATGATGACTGCTGCATATGTCGAAAATTGCTACACTGAAGAAGCTTTAAGGCTTCTGAGTGAAATGCTGTTTAATCATGAACTGAAGTTAAATTTTGCTGCCCTTTGCTCATTGTTGTCAGCTTGTACGCAGTCGGGGGATGTTGTGATGGGTAAATGGTTACATACACATGCTCTCAAAACCATGGTTGGTGCAGTAATCGATGTCTTGGTGGGCACGGCTTTGCTCGATATGTATGCAAAATGTGGCCGTATTAATATGGCAACGCGGGTTTTTGAGTCTATGCATTCGAGGACCGTGGTGTCATGGAATGCTATGCTTAATGGGCTCGCCATGCATGGGAAGGGAGCAGTTGTCTTGGATATGTTCAATCAGATGTTAGAAGAGGTCAAACCGGATGACATAACCTTCACAGCTGTGCTGAGTGCTTGTAGCCACTCTGGTTTAGTCGAGCAGGGCCGGAAAATTTTCTACAGCCTTGAACGTGCCTACAGTATAAGCCCTTCCATGGAAAATTATGCCTGTATGGTGGATCTTTTAAGTCGTGCAGGACATTTAGAAGAAGCAGAGGCTGTGATCCGGGGTATGCCTATGAGCCCAAATGAGGTTGTTTTGGGGTCTTTGTTAGGTGCATGTGGTGTTCACAGGAAGCAAGAGCTGGGGGAACGCCTTTTACGAGAACTAGTTCAGTTGTATCCACACAACACTGAATATCATATCTTGATGTCTAACGTCTATGCTTTATCAGGTAAGCTTGATAAAGCTGATTCTTTTCGAAGGGTTCTTAGAGACAGGGGAATCAGAAAGGTTCCTGGAGTTAGTTCATTGTATATCAACAGCCAAGTTCATCGTTTCACTTCAGGGGACAAGGCGCATCCGCAGATCAAAGAGATATACTTAAAGTTGGATGAGATGATCAAAAGATTGAGATTATCTGGTTATGTACCGAACACTAACTCCCAGATCTTCTCAGCTAGTGACATTGGAGTGGATTATACCTATGAGCAGGAGGAAAAAGAGCGAGCTTTACAGTTCCACAGTGAGAAATTGGCAGTCTGTTTTGGTCTCATGAGCACTAAAGTTGGCTCGCCTCTTTACATTTTCAAGAATTTGAGAACATGCCCAGATTGTCATTCGGCAATGAAGATTGCATCCAAAATATATGGCCGGGAAATTGTTATTAGAGATCGTAATCGTTTTCACTATTTCAAGCTTGGTTCATGTTCTTGTTCTGATTATTGGTGA
- the LOC140888423 gene encoding protein IQ-DOMAIN 29-like isoform X2 has translation MGKSPGKWIKTVLFGKKHSKANLSKAAANTPVEKPAGDSSLVTDPPLLTSRDAENTGFGKGVSGTPYDSTGLYPGNQDVDLQSNFVPVPPGDVEMIRQEKAATKTQAAFRGYLARRAFRALKGIIRLQALIRGHLVRRQAVATLRCMQGIVKFQAVARGRRVRLSNSLSGWCKKYNIVEFQVTTGASSYLGSENLASKRFVRKLLIQLPTSLPLSLQYDLSEPNSAWNWLERWSISHFWKPCAHSKNVLIKPQQKQGGTQAVEFRTGRSKRTVRKVSALVNGDTGYSASVDADKPKRNPRKITSHQTELVQDQTQSELERVKRNLRKVSASTAVASEKSETQNEKPQPEPQASMKIVLNTAASDVPEQKKVILSENPTESNFVADKPALEEVPSNMTAMDELVDGPQDDHPVAELQSLENGGKSESPQTLNEELISKEEHSNKENQKIKKRRSLTTKQEHPENILPNAPSVPSYMAATESAKAKLRAQGSSKTDEDDADHVNARRHSLPAGTNGKLSSPSPRIQKPIQANGKGGNKPSRSLTVSKDDKTQQPGWRR, from the exons ATGGGAAAGTCTCCTGGGAAATGGATCAAGACTGTCCTGTTTGGGAAGAAACATTCTAAGGCCAATTTATCCAAA GCTGCCGCAAATACGCCAGTAGAGAAACCGGCTGGAGATTCTTCACTTGTCACAGATCCACCCCTGTTGACCAGCAGAGATGCAGAGAATACAGGATTTGGGAAGGGAGTATCTGGCACTCCTTATGATTCTACAGGCTTGTATCCAGGGAACCAAGATGTGGATTTACAAAGTAATTTTGTACCAGTCCCACCTGGTGATGTGGAGATGATTAGGCAAGAGAAAGCTGCCACAAAAACACAAGCAGCCTTTAGGGGTTACTTG GCTCGCCGTGCTTTTAGGGCTCTTAAAGGTATCATAAGACTACAAGCTCTTATACGGGGTCATTTGGTGAGGAGACAGGCTGTTGCCACTTTACGTTGCATGCAGGGAATTGTCAAGTTTCAGGCAGTGGCTCGTGGACGAAGAGTCAGACTCTCAAATTCATTGTCTGGATGGTGTAAAAAATACAATATTGTAGAGTTTCAG GTGACCACTGGAGCAAGTTCATATCTTGGGTCAGAGAATCTAGCCTCGAAACGGTTTGTCCGCAAG CTTCTTATCCAATTGCCAACTTCTCTGCCGTTGAGTCTTCAATATGATCTGTCTGAACCAAATTCAGCTTGGAACTGGCTTGAGCGCTGGTCGATATCTCACTTTTGGAAACCGTGTGCACATTCGAAAAATGTTTTGATCAAGCCTCAGCAAAAGCAGGGTGGAACACAAGCTGTCGAGTTTAGAACTGGAAGATCAAAGAGAACTGTTAGAAAGGTTTCTGCCCTTGTTAATGGGGACACAGGTTATTCAGCTTCTGTTGATGCAGATAAGCCCAAACGCAACCCGAGGAAGATCACAAGTCATCAAACAGAGCTGGTGCAAGATCAGACCCAAAGTGAACTTGAGAGGGTCAAACGCAATTTAAGAAAGGTTTCTGCATCTACAGCGGTTGCTTCGGAAAAATCAGAAACACAAAATGAGAAGCCACAGCCAGAGCCGCAGGCAAGTATGAAAATAGTGTTGAATACTGCTGCTTCTGATGTTCCCGAGCAGAAAAAAGTAATTTTGTCGGAAAACCCAACTGAATCGAACTTTGTAGCTGATAAACCGGCTTTAGAAGAAGTTCCTTCAAATATGACAGCAATGGATGAGCTAGTAGATGGGCCACAAGATGATCATCCTGTTGCTGAGCTTCAGTCCTTGGAAAATGGTGGTAAGTCTGAGAGTCCTCAAACTTTGAATGAGGAGTTGATCTCCAAAGAAGAACATAGTAACAaagaaaatcaaaaaataaagaaaaggaGATCTCTAACAACAAAGCAGGAACATCCTGAAAATATCTTACCGAATGCCCCAAGTGTACCGAGTTACATGGCAGCTACTGAGTCTGCCAAGGCGAAGCTTAGAGCTCAAGGGTCATCTAAAACTGATGAAGATGATGCTGATCATGTGAATGCCCGACGGCATTCTCTGCCCGCTGGTACCAATGGCAAATTAAGCTCACCGTCCCCTCGGATACAGAAGCCAATTCAAGCTAATGGCAAGGGCGGAAACAAACCTAGCCGATCATTAACCGTCTCCAAAGATG ATAAGACGCAGCAGCCCGGGTGGAGGAGATGA